One region of Rhodocaloribacter litoris genomic DNA includes:
- the ligA gene encoding NAD-dependent DNA ligase LigA codes for MNLLQATRDVQAKVHALLSGTGHLERDEAAALAGRLREVIEAHNYRYYVLDAPLITDAEYDVLLQALRRLEARFPGLQTPDSPTQRVGGAPLDRFEKVRHPVPMLSLQNAFDFDELRAWYERCRRGLKAALGVEAPPAVTAELKIDGVAVALTYEAGRLVVGATRGNGVEGENVTENVRTIRAIPLRIPVAGGTTADVPARLEVRGEIYIRKSDFEKLNARLAAAGEKTFANPRNAAAGSLRQLDPRVTATRPLSFFAYAVGPVEGTVPPAQYELLAWLRGLGFPTNPHAARFTDLDALLAFCERWAHARDALDYEIDGIVVKVDDFAYQEALGAISNAPRWAVAYKFPAREATTRLLDIVVNVGRTGVIKPEAVLEPVLIGGVTVSQATLHNEEYVLSRDIRIGDVVVVKRAGDVIPQVVRPVVEARTGSERPWRMPERCPACGNPLERLPDEADYYCVASDCPAQFIRLVEHYAGRDAMDIEGLGAKLAVLLVEQGLLHTLADLYTLTLAQLLALEGFAEKRARNLLAAIEASKHRPLSRLVFGLGIRHVGKTVAELLVAHFASLDALAGADVETLEAIEGIGEKIARSVVDWFRVEDNRVLVTRLREVGVNTRRLPGEAPPAPGESPVAGKTFVLTGTLPSLSRKEAEERIKRAGGKVAGSVSKKTDYVVAGESPGSKYDRARALGVEIIDEARLLALLGDADGPPAR; via the coding sequence ATGAACCTTCTTCAGGCTACCCGGGACGTACAGGCGAAGGTCCACGCGCTTCTCTCCGGCACCGGCCACCTCGAGCGTGACGAAGCCGCCGCGCTGGCCGGCCGGCTTCGGGAGGTCATCGAGGCGCACAACTACCGGTACTACGTGCTCGACGCCCCCCTCATCACGGACGCCGAGTACGATGTCCTGCTGCAGGCCCTGCGCCGTCTCGAAGCACGTTTTCCCGGCCTGCAAACGCCGGATTCGCCGACACAGCGGGTGGGAGGCGCACCGCTCGACCGGTTCGAGAAGGTGCGTCATCCCGTCCCCATGCTGTCGCTCCAGAACGCCTTCGACTTCGACGAGCTGCGGGCGTGGTACGAGCGATGCCGGCGCGGGTTGAAGGCGGCGCTCGGTGTGGAGGCGCCGCCGGCCGTCACGGCGGAGTTGAAGATCGACGGGGTGGCGGTGGCGCTCACCTACGAGGCAGGCCGGCTGGTCGTCGGCGCCACGCGCGGCAACGGCGTCGAGGGGGAGAACGTCACGGAGAACGTGCGGACGATCCGGGCCATCCCGCTGCGCATCCCGGTCGCCGGTGGAACGACGGCGGACGTCCCGGCCCGTCTCGAGGTGCGCGGGGAGATCTACATCCGGAAGAGCGACTTCGAGAAGCTCAACGCCCGCCTGGCGGCTGCCGGGGAGAAGACGTTCGCCAACCCCCGGAACGCCGCGGCCGGCAGTCTCCGCCAGCTCGACCCGCGGGTGACGGCTACCCGGCCGCTGAGTTTCTTCGCCTATGCCGTCGGGCCGGTCGAAGGCACGGTGCCCCCGGCGCAGTACGAGCTGCTGGCCTGGCTGCGCGGGCTCGGCTTCCCGACGAACCCGCATGCCGCCCGCTTTACGGACCTCGACGCCCTCCTGGCGTTCTGCGAGCGGTGGGCACACGCCCGCGACGCGCTGGACTACGAGATCGACGGTATCGTCGTCAAGGTCGACGACTTCGCCTACCAGGAAGCCCTCGGTGCCATCTCGAACGCCCCGCGCTGGGCCGTGGCCTACAAGTTTCCCGCGCGGGAGGCGACGACCCGCCTGCTCGATATCGTCGTGAACGTGGGACGCACGGGCGTCATCAAGCCCGAAGCCGTGCTCGAGCCCGTCCTGATCGGCGGGGTGACCGTCTCGCAGGCGACGTTGCACAACGAGGAATACGTCCTCAGCCGCGACATCCGCATCGGCGACGTGGTGGTAGTCAAGCGGGCCGGCGACGTGATCCCGCAGGTCGTCCGGCCGGTCGTCGAGGCGCGCACGGGGTCGGAGCGTCCCTGGCGCATGCCGGAGCGTTGCCCCGCCTGCGGCAACCCGCTCGAACGGCTGCCGGACGAGGCCGACTACTATTGCGTGGCCTCGGACTGCCCGGCGCAGTTCATCCGGCTGGTCGAGCACTATGCCGGGCGGGATGCCATGGACATCGAGGGGCTGGGGGCAAAGCTCGCCGTGCTGCTGGTCGAGCAGGGGCTGCTGCACACGCTGGCCGACCTCTACACGCTCACCCTGGCACAGCTGCTGGCGCTCGAAGGGTTTGCGGAGAAGCGGGCGCGGAACCTGCTTGCGGCCATCGAGGCATCGAAGCACCGGCCGCTGAGCCGGCTCGTGTTCGGGCTCGGCATCCGGCACGTGGGCAAGACGGTCGCCGAGCTGCTCGTGGCGCACTTTGCGTCCCTTGACGCCCTGGCCGGGGCCGATGTGGAGACGCTCGAGGCCATCGAGGGGATCGGGGAAAAGATTGCGCGGAGCGTGGTGGACTGGTTCCGCGTCGAGGACAACCGGGTGCTGGTGACCCGGCTGCGGGAGGTGGGGGTGAACACCCGGCGCCTGCCCGGGGAAGCGCCGCCGGCGCCGGGGGAGAGCCCGGTGGCCGGCAAGACGTTCGTGCTCACCGGGACGTTGCCGTCGCTCAGCCGGAAAGAGGCGGAGGAGCGCATCAAGCGGGCCGGGGGGAAGGTGGCCGGTAGCGTCAGCAAGAAGACGGACTACGTGGTGGCCGGCGAGAGCCCCGGTTCGAAGTATGACCGTGCCCGGGCGCTCGGGGTTGAGATCATCGACGAGGCCCGTCTGCTCGCCTTGCTGGGGGACGCAGACGGCCCGCCGGCGCGGTGA
- a CDS encoding glycerate kinase type-2 family protein encodes MIVLDRKMRRRVADAEAIYRAAVSGVRPDRLMERIEWDKLLGGLDTFSRVVVVGAGKAAMAMAGAVEARFGSRIEGGLVVVPHGYRATLPATIPPPGRIEVVEAGHPLPDEAGMAAAERTLALARACRAGDLLLVLLSGGGSALWPAFVDGITLEAAQTTFQLLLHSGADIHQINVVRKHLSRIGGGRLAATAFPATVVAFAISDVVGDDLSVIASGPTVPDRSTFREAIQVLQQFDLWERVPAPVRSHLRGGRDTPELETPKPGHPAFRRTLTLLVGSNRHALQAAAHEARRRGYRPLLVTDRLTGEARQAGVEVARRALQAAGGPATCLLWGGETTVTVENGGRGGRNQELALAAALQIEGAGQPVVVVSGGTDGRDGPTDAAGAWVTPETVPEARRGGLDPETALERHDAYPFFEALGTLLKTGPTHTNVMDVQIALAG; translated from the coding sequence ATGATCGTACTGGACAGAAAGATGCGCAGGCGGGTGGCGGATGCGGAGGCGATCTACCGGGCGGCCGTCTCCGGGGTGCGCCCGGACCGGCTGATGGAACGCATCGAGTGGGACAAGCTGCTGGGCGGGCTGGACACCTTCAGCCGGGTGGTGGTAGTGGGTGCCGGGAAGGCGGCGATGGCCATGGCGGGTGCGGTGGAGGCCCGCTTTGGATCGCGCATCGAGGGGGGGCTGGTGGTGGTACCGCACGGTTACCGGGCCACGTTGCCCGCCACCATACCGCCGCCCGGGCGCATCGAGGTGGTCGAGGCCGGGCACCCGCTGCCGGACGAGGCCGGCATGGCGGCGGCGGAACGCACGCTGGCGCTGGCACGGGCCTGCCGGGCCGGCGACCTGCTGCTCGTGCTGCTCTCGGGCGGCGGCTCGGCCCTCTGGCCCGCCTTCGTGGACGGCATCACACTGGAGGCGGCCCAGACCACGTTCCAGTTGCTCTTGCACAGCGGCGCCGACATTCATCAGATCAACGTCGTCCGCAAGCACCTCTCTCGCATCGGCGGGGGGCGGCTGGCGGCCACGGCGTTTCCGGCAACCGTGGTGGCGTTCGCCATCTCCGACGTCGTCGGCGACGACCTCTCGGTCATCGCCAGCGGGCCCACCGTGCCGGACCGCTCGACCTTCCGGGAGGCCATCCAGGTGCTGCAACAGTTCGACCTGTGGGAGCGGGTGCCGGCGCCCGTACGGTCGCACCTGCGCGGCGGCCGGGACACGCCGGAGCTGGAGACGCCCAAGCCCGGGCATCCGGCCTTCCGGCGGACCCTGACGCTGCTCGTCGGCAGCAACCGGCACGCCCTGCAGGCGGCCGCGCACGAGGCCCGGCGACGCGGCTATCGTCCCCTGCTCGTCACCGACCGGCTGACCGGCGAGGCCCGCCAGGCCGGCGTCGAAGTGGCGCGGCGGGCGCTTCAGGCGGCCGGCGGCCCGGCGACGTGCCTGCTCTGGGGCGGCGAGACGACCGTCACCGTGGAGAACGGCGGGCGGGGCGGGCGTAACCAGGAACTGGCGCTGGCGGCGGCACTCCAGATCGAAGGCGCCGGGCAGCCGGTCGTGGTGGTCAGCGGGGGCACCGACGGCCGGGACGGTCCCACGGACGCCGCCGGCGCCTGGGTCACACCCGAAACGGTCCCCGAAGCCCGGCGCGGCGGCCTCGACCCCGAAACCGCCCTCGAAAGGCACGATGCCTACCCTTTCTTTGAGGCGCTGGGAACCCTGCTCAAAACCGGACCCACCCATACCAACGTGATGGACGTCCAGATTGCCCTCGCCGGCTGA
- a CDS encoding N(4)-(beta-N-acetylglucosaminyl)-L-asparaginase — MQNEHDTTRRDFLKRGALAGVAASLWPAARVVGERSPVRPSMRPAGPVAISSRNGMRAVARAMEVIQQGGDALDAVIAGVNLVEEDPDDMSVGYGGLPNEDGVVQLDASVMHGPTGRAGAVAALEGIKYPSKVARLVMERTDHVLLVGKGAQDFARMHGFPVENLLTDRAREVWVRWKETLSNQDDYLPPHSPEDRDIGMYLEEIKRHWGTIHCSAIDLAGNISGVTTTSGLAFKIPGRVGDSPIIGAGLYVDNEVGAAGSTGRGEANLENLCAFLIVERMRMGDSPQQACLYACERIVDHTRLARLQDDQGRPAFNVKFYALNKAGEVGGAEIWGGGNTFAVADANGTREVELAYLYRGEPG; from the coding sequence ATGCAGAACGAACACGATACGACACGTCGCGACTTTCTGAAACGGGGCGCGCTGGCCGGGGTGGCGGCCTCCCTGTGGCCGGCGGCCCGGGTTGTCGGGGAGCGGTCGCCGGTGCGGCCGTCGATGCGCCCGGCCGGCCCGGTGGCCATCTCGAGCCGGAACGGCATGCGGGCCGTGGCGCGGGCCATGGAGGTCATCCAGCAGGGCGGTGACGCCCTCGACGCCGTCATCGCCGGGGTCAACCTGGTGGAGGAGGATCCGGATGACATGAGCGTCGGCTACGGCGGCCTGCCCAACGAGGACGGGGTCGTGCAGCTCGACGCCTCCGTCATGCACGGGCCCACGGGACGGGCCGGGGCCGTCGCCGCGCTCGAGGGTATCAAGTATCCCTCGAAGGTGGCGCGTCTCGTCATGGAGCGCACCGACCACGTGCTCCTCGTCGGCAAGGGGGCGCAGGACTTTGCCCGGATGCACGGCTTTCCCGTGGAGAACCTCCTCACGGACAGGGCCCGCGAGGTATGGGTCCGCTGGAAGGAGACGCTCTCGAACCAGGACGATTACCTGCCCCCGCACAGCCCGGAAGATCGCGACATCGGGATGTACCTGGAGGAAATCAAACGGCACTGGGGCACGATCCACTGCTCGGCCATCGACCTGGCGGGCAACATCAGCGGTGTCACCACCACGAGCGGGCTGGCGTTCAAGATTCCCGGACGGGTGGGCGACTCCCCGATCATCGGCGCCGGGCTGTACGTGGACAACGAGGTCGGCGCCGCCGGCTCGACCGGCCGGGGCGAGGCCAACCTGGAAAACCTCTGCGCCTTTCTCATCGTCGAGCGGATGCGCATGGGCGACAGCCCGCAGCAGGCCTGCCTCTACGCCTGCGAGCGCATCGTCGATCACACCCGGCTGGCCCGGCTCCAGGACGACCAGGGCCGCCCGGCCTTCAACGTCAAGTTCTACGCGCTCAACAAGGCCGGCGAGGTCGGCGGGGCGGAGATCTGGGGCGGCGGCAACACGTTCGCCGTGGCCGATGCGAACGGCACGCGCGAGGTGGAGCTGGCCTATCTATACCGGGGTGAGCCCGGCTGA
- a CDS encoding M14 family metallopeptidase, with protein MEVPLPGVTGYDSSIPKPEEVIGHQIGTKHTEPHQVVAYFEAVAAASDRVVLREHGRTYEGRPLIHAVITSPANHERLEAIRAANLRLSEAPGEVGDDELATMPVVLYQGYSIHGNEASGTEAAVLYLYHLAAGQGPAVEDALESAVVLLDPLFNPDGRNRFTTWVNRNRGAVATADPQDREHNEPWPGGRTNHYWFDLNRDWLPAQHPESRGRLALFHHWRPQVLTDHHEMGGNATYFFQPGVPSRTHPLTPPLNQELTAEIATYHGRALDRIGSLYYTEESFDDFYYGKGSTYPDVNGAVGILFEQASSRALKREVVDGTLDYAFTVRNQFATSLSTLEAAVHLRERLLRYQRDFYAGAADVARRLPVKAYVIGLEPGRTRAQALAELLLRHRIRVHELARDVQAEGKTFRAGQAYVVPLDQPQVRLVQAMMERVHTFEDSLFYDVSTWTLPLAFDVPHAALRQAPDGLLGPALTRVTRDGGRLVGGRSEVAYVMRWNRYFAPRALYKLQAAGVRPRLMPDPFTVRTGGQEVAFERGAVIIPVVGRDGPVGGVHDLVARLVEEDHVEIYAVEAGLTPAGPDLGGPGTTVLEQPRLALITGDGTSAYDAGEVWHLLTERFRIPVTLLDADRVARADLSRYNTLILAGGSYDALPGETVKAWVRGGGRLIALGSAAGWVLRQELARLEEKPFNLDSLLRGLPYDRLDEARGAQVIGGTIFEVVLDTTHPLAFGLGPTLPVFRDHSTFYRPAEEPGTNVGVYAEAPVLSGYISRERLAQASGSAAVVARRYGRGRVVLIMDNPNFRAFWWGSNRLFLNALFFGGAF; from the coding sequence ATGGAGGTGCCGTTGCCGGGCGTGACGGGATACGATTCCTCGATCCCGAAGCCCGAGGAAGTCATCGGGCATCAGATCGGGACGAAGCATACCGAGCCGCATCAGGTGGTGGCGTATTTCGAGGCGGTGGCGGCGGCGAGCGACCGGGTGGTGCTGCGCGAGCACGGGCGCACCTACGAGGGACGCCCCCTCATCCATGCCGTGATCACCTCGCCCGCCAACCACGAACGGCTGGAAGCCATCCGGGCGGCCAACCTGCGGCTTTCCGAAGCCCCGGGGGAGGTCGGCGACGACGAGCTGGCCACGATGCCGGTCGTGCTCTACCAGGGCTACAGCATCCACGGCAACGAGGCCAGCGGGACGGAGGCGGCCGTGCTCTACCTCTACCACCTCGCCGCCGGGCAGGGACCCGCCGTCGAGGATGCCCTCGAGAGCGCCGTCGTCCTGCTCGATCCCCTCTTCAACCCGGACGGCCGCAACCGTTTCACAACGTGGGTCAACCGGAACCGTGGCGCCGTGGCCACCGCCGACCCCCAGGACCGCGAGCACAACGAGCCCTGGCCCGGCGGGCGCACCAACCACTACTGGTTCGACCTGAACCGGGACTGGCTTCCGGCCCAGCATCCCGAATCCCGGGGACGCCTGGCCCTCTTCCATCACTGGCGGCCGCAGGTCCTCACCGATCACCATGAGATGGGAGGAAACGCCACCTATTTCTTCCAGCCCGGCGTGCCCAGCCGAACCCATCCCCTCACCCCCCCGCTCAACCAGGAGCTGACGGCCGAGATCGCCACCTACCACGGCCGTGCGCTCGATCGTATCGGTTCACTCTACTATACCGAGGAATCCTTCGACGACTTCTACTACGGCAAGGGGTCCACCTACCCCGACGTGAACGGCGCCGTCGGTATCCTCTTCGAGCAGGCTTCGTCACGGGCGCTCAAGCGCGAGGTGGTCGACGGCACGCTGGACTATGCCTTTACCGTGCGTAACCAGTTCGCCACCTCGCTCTCGACGCTGGAGGCGGCGGTGCACCTGCGGGAACGCCTGCTGCGCTACCAGCGCGACTTCTACGCCGGGGCGGCCGACGTGGCCCGGCGCCTTCCCGTGAAGGCCTATGTCATCGGGCTGGAACCGGGGCGTACCCGGGCACAGGCGCTGGCCGAGCTGCTGTTGCGCCACCGCATCCGGGTGCACGAGCTGGCGCGCGACGTGCAGGCCGAAGGGAAAACCTTCCGGGCCGGGCAGGCCTACGTCGTACCGCTCGACCAGCCGCAGGTGCGCCTGGTCCAGGCCATGATGGAGCGGGTGCACACCTTCGAAGACTCGCTCTTCTACGACGTCTCCACCTGGACGCTGCCGCTGGCCTTCGACGTTCCTCATGCCGCCCTCCGGCAGGCCCCCGACGGCTTGCTGGGCCCGGCCCTCACCCGCGTGACCCGGGACGGCGGGCGGCTCGTCGGCGGCCGCTCCGAGGTGGCCTATGTGATGCGCTGGAACCGTTACTTCGCGCCACGGGCCCTCTACAAACTGCAGGCGGCCGGGGTGCGGCCCCGCCTCATGCCCGACCCCTTCACGGTCCGTACGGGGGGGCAGGAGGTCGCTTTCGAGCGTGGGGCCGTCATCATCCCCGTCGTGGGACGCGACGGGCCCGTGGGCGGGGTGCACGACCTCGTCGCCCGCCTGGTCGAAGAAGACCACGTCGAGATCTATGCGGTCGAGGCCGGGCTGACCCCCGCCGGGCCGGATCTCGGCGGGCCGGGCACCACGGTGCTTGAGCAGCCGCGCCTGGCCCTGATCACCGGCGACGGCACGTCAGCCTACGACGCCGGGGAGGTGTGGCACCTGCTCACCGAACGGTTCCGCATCCCCGTTACCCTGCTCGACGCCGACCGGGTGGCGCGGGCCGACCTGAGCCGCTACAATACCCTGATCCTTGCCGGCGGCTCCTACGACGCCCTGCCGGGCGAGACGGTCAAGGCCTGGGTGCGGGGGGGCGGGCGCCTCATCGCCCTGGGCTCCGCCGCCGGCTGGGTGCTCCGGCAGGAACTCGCCCGGCTGGAGGAGAAACCCTTCAACCTGGATTCGCTCCTGCGCGGCCTGCCCTACGACCGGCTCGACGAGGCCCGGGGCGCCCAGGTCATCGGCGGGACGATCTTCGAGGTCGTCCTCGACACCACCCACCCGCTGGCCTTCGGGCTGGGGCCGACCCTCCCGGTCTTTCGGGACCACAGCACCTTCTACCGCCCCGCCGAAGAGCCGGGCACCAATGTGGGGGTCTACGCCGAGGCGCCGGTGCTCAGCGGCTACATCTCCCGGGAACGGCTGGCCCAGGCTTCCGGCAGCGCCGCCGTCGTCGCCCGGCGCTACGGGCGGGGGCGCGTCGTGCTCATCATGGACAACCCGAACTTCCGCGCCTTCTGGTGGGGCAGCAACCGGCTTTTCCTGAACGCACTCTTTTTCGGCGGGGCCTTCTGA
- a CDS encoding helix-turn-helix domain-containing protein, giving the protein MDPEEAQRVCGVRFASDLKQIREKRGLSLDNVLDELKVPRGLLEHFERTALLDHEMFNRVYLRSFVRSYAQVVGLPVEEALAALEEVFEGRYLDRLAEKYLGIKREEVPPEVAAGEDAGMPSGPVSGEEEPVPAPPAEEPAAETTREPEQTVVPERARAVRAGRLAGAGPHRRRQAEEGLWLRIVLGGALVVVLVLVAYFFLLRSEPPPAEEAPAPVPEDTVAAEAPPPPPPPPVLPDTMTVYLVAERGPLLRIRVRVDDDLRRPYWVEQGDSILFRPVNRISIQSRYSLPRARITLEGHTYPVSPSDTMVVITRETARAFLETLPR; this is encoded by the coding sequence ATGGATCCCGAAGAGGCACAACGGGTCTGTGGTGTCCGGTTTGCGTCGGATCTGAAACAGATTCGCGAGAAGCGAGGGCTTTCCCTGGACAACGTGCTCGACGAGCTGAAGGTGCCGCGCGGTTTGCTGGAGCATTTCGAGCGGACGGCTCTGCTCGACCACGAGATGTTCAACCGGGTCTACCTTCGTTCGTTCGTGCGCAGCTACGCCCAGGTCGTCGGCCTTCCGGTGGAGGAGGCCCTGGCGGCGCTGGAAGAGGTTTTCGAGGGGCGTTACCTGGACCGGCTTGCCGAGAAGTACCTTGGCATCAAACGGGAGGAGGTACCGCCGGAGGTTGCTGCGGGGGAGGATGCCGGGATGCCGTCCGGGCCGGTGTCCGGGGAGGAGGAGCCCGTGCCGGCGCCCCCTGCCGAAGAGCCGGCGGCGGAGACGACCCGGGAGCCGGAGCAAACGGTGGTGCCGGAGCGGGCGCGGGCGGTCCGTGCGGGGCGGCTTGCCGGGGCCGGCCCGCATCGCCGGCGGCAGGCCGAGGAGGGCCTCTGGCTTCGCATCGTCCTGGGCGGGGCGCTGGTCGTCGTCCTGGTCCTGGTGGCCTACTTTTTCCTGCTGCGCTCCGAGCCGCCTCCGGCCGAGGAAGCGCCCGCACCGGTGCCGGAAGACACCGTGGCCGCCGAGGCACCCCCGCCTCCGCCGCCCCCGCCCGTGTTGCCGGATACCATGACCGTCTACCTGGTGGCCGAACGGGGACCGCTGCTCCGCATCCGGGTCCGGGTGGATGACGACCTGCGCCGGCCCTACTGGGTGGAACAGGGGGACTCCATCCTCTTTCGTCCCGTCAACCGCATCAGCATTCAGAGCCGGTACTCGCTGCCGCGCGCGCGTATCACCCTGGAGGGACACACCTATCCCGTGAGCCCGTCGGATACGATGGTCGTCATCACCCGGGAAACGGCACGGGCCTTTCTCGAAACCCTTCCGCGCTGA
- a CDS encoding sodium:solute symporter — protein MLTGLDYAVIAIYLLGVAALGIKAGGRQQSTTDYFLGSRNLPWWAVCFSVVATETSTLTVIGIPAVAYGGTLTFFQLTFGYLLGRLLVSLYFLPRYYEGKLSTAYAFLGQRYGDGMRAAASVTFLVTRLLADGVRLFATAIPIRVIAAMAGVSLSYFEIILLIGLVTIVYTYIGGIKAVVWMDVVQMLIYVGGAVGAVFVLWQDVPQTWWATATAAGKTTLFEWGFDQGLAHVLTSPYAAVTAIVGGAILSMASHGTDQLIVQRLLACRNLADSRKALLGSAFVVMFQFGLFLLVGLLLWAYYGGASLEALGLTRGDEVFPKFIIEGMPPGVSGLMLAGILAAAMSTLSSSLNALASSTMMDLYERFSGRPLPAGRALRLARWTTLFWGLVFIGFANLFEDQQNPVVELGLAIASFTYGGLLGVFLLGLVNRRTRQADALIAFTLTIITMIFVIFGVWYHPVEGWVFIFNPDEARIAEAGLRAIGWPWYTCIGAALTLLVGSLTALRHTQGLGVAAGER, from the coding sequence ATGCTGACCGGACTCGATTATGCCGTTATTGCAATCTACCTTCTCGGCGTGGCCGCACTGGGGATCAAGGCCGGGGGGCGGCAACAGTCGACGACCGACTACTTCCTCGGCAGCCGCAACCTGCCCTGGTGGGCGGTGTGCTTCTCGGTGGTCGCCACCGAGACGAGCACCCTCACCGTCATCGGCATCCCGGCCGTGGCCTACGGCGGGACGCTCACCTTCTTCCAGCTCACCTTCGGCTACCTGCTGGGGCGGTTGCTCGTCAGCCTCTACTTCCTCCCGCGTTATTACGAGGGCAAGCTGAGCACCGCCTACGCCTTCCTGGGGCAGCGCTACGGGGACGGCATGCGGGCCGCCGCCTCCGTCACGTTCCTTGTCACCCGGCTGCTGGCCGACGGCGTTCGTCTCTTCGCCACGGCGATCCCGATCCGGGTCATCGCGGCCATGGCCGGGGTTTCCCTGAGCTACTTCGAGATCATCCTCCTCATCGGCCTGGTCACGATCGTCTACACCTACATCGGCGGGATCAAGGCGGTGGTGTGGATGGATGTGGTGCAGATGCTCATCTACGTAGGCGGGGCCGTCGGGGCGGTGTTCGTACTGTGGCAGGACGTGCCGCAGACCTGGTGGGCGACGGCAACGGCCGCCGGCAAGACGACGCTCTTCGAATGGGGCTTCGACCAGGGACTGGCCCACGTGCTCACCTCGCCCTATGCCGCCGTCACGGCCATCGTCGGCGGGGCGATCCTGTCGATGGCCTCCCACGGCACGGACCAGCTCATCGTGCAGCGCCTCCTGGCCTGCCGCAACCTGGCCGACAGCCGCAAGGCCCTCCTCGGCAGCGCGTTCGTCGTGATGTTCCAGTTCGGCCTTTTCCTGCTGGTGGGGCTGCTGCTCTGGGCCTACTACGGCGGGGCCTCGCTCGAGGCGCTCGGCCTGACGCGGGGCGACGAGGTGTTTCCGAAGTTCATCATCGAGGGCATGCCGCCGGGCGTCTCCGGGCTGATGCTGGCCGGGATCCTGGCCGCCGCCATGAGCACGCTCTCCTCCTCGCTGAACGCCCTGGCCTCCTCGACCATGATGGACCTCTACGAGCGCTTCAGCGGGCGTCCCCTCCCCGCCGGGCGAGCCCTCCGGCTGGCCCGCTGGACGACCCTCTTCTGGGGCCTGGTTTTCATCGGCTTCGCCAACCTGTTCGAAGACCAGCAGAACCCCGTGGTCGAACTCGGCCTGGCGATCGCCTCCTTCACCTATGGCGGGTTGCTCGGGGTCTTCCTCCTGGGGCTGGTGAACCGGCGTACCCGGCAGGCGGATGCCCTCATCGCCTTCACCCTGACCATCATCACGATGATCTTCGTCATCTTCGGGGTGTGGTACCATCCCGTCGAAGGCTGGGTCTTCATCTTCAACCCGGATGAGGCCCGGATCGCCGAAGCCGGGTTGCGCGCCATCGGGTGGCCGTGGTATACGTGCATCGGCGCGGCGCTGACGTTGCTCGTCGGATCCTTGACGGCCCTCCGGCATACCCAGGGGTTAGGTGTGGCGGCCGGCGAGCGGTAG
- a CDS encoding M24 family metallopeptidase has product MTKPDYAARHTRLAEALASVGLDALALNPGPSLVYFTGLHFHLSERPVVAVFSAAGDVPVLVLPELEAQKLKEAAFELQAFTYTEDLASWPRAFAAAMQAARIDGRRVGVEPRSLRVLELRLLEQAAPDAAFVSGEQAVAALRMRKDAAELALMREATAIAQRALQATLPTVRPGVTEREAAATLIQHLLREGSDGELPFQPIVAFGPNSANPHAVPTDYTLREGDLVLFDWGANHHGYFSDLTRCFVAGEPEAELARIAEVVRQANAAGRAAAGPGVPAGEVDRTARRVVEEAGYGAYFIHRTGHGLGLEVHEDPYIRGDNEQRLAEGMTFTIEPGIYLPGRGGVRIEDDVVITAGGAESLSDLPRELIRLG; this is encoded by the coding sequence ATGACGAAACCGGACTATGCGGCCCGTCACACCCGCCTGGCGGAAGCCCTCGCCAGCGTCGGCCTCGACGCGCTGGCCCTGAATCCCGGCCCGAGCCTGGTCTACTTCACCGGGCTGCACTTCCATCTGAGCGAACGTCCCGTCGTGGCCGTCTTCTCCGCCGCCGGCGACGTCCCCGTGCTGGTGCTGCCTGAACTGGAGGCCCAGAAGCTGAAAGAAGCGGCCTTCGAACTGCAAGCCTTCACCTACACGGAAGACCTGGCGAGCTGGCCCCGGGCGTTCGCCGCGGCGATGCAGGCCGCCCGCATCGACGGCCGGCGGGTGGGGGTGGAGCCCCGCAGCCTGCGGGTGCTGGAGCTGCGCCTGCTCGAACAGGCGGCCCCCGACGCCGCTTTCGTCTCGGGCGAGCAGGCCGTGGCCGCGCTGCGGATGCGCAAGGACGCCGCCGAGCTGGCCCTGATGCGCGAGGCGACGGCCATCGCCCAGCGCGCCCTGCAGGCGACCCTTCCTACGGTCCGCCCCGGCGTCACCGAGCGCGAGGCGGCCGCCACGCTCATCCAGCACCTCCTGCGCGAGGGTAGCGACGGCGAGCTGCCCTTCCAGCCCATCGTCGCCTTCGGACCCAACAGCGCCAACCCCCACGCCGTCCCGACGGACTACACCCTCCGCGAGGGCGACCTGGTGCTGTTCGACTGGGGCGCCAACCACCACGGCTACTTCTCCGACCTGACGCGCTGCTTCGTCGCCGGCGAGCCGGAGGCGGAACTGGCCCGCATCGCCGAGGTGGTGCGGCAGGCCAACGCCGCCGGCCGCGCCGCCGCCGGCCCCGGCGTCCCCGCCGGCGAGGTGGACCGCACCGCCCGCCGCGTCGTCGAGGAAGCCGGCTACGGGGCGTACTTCATCCACCGCACGGGCCACGGCCTCGGCCTCGAGGTCCACGAAGACCCCTATATCCGGGGCGACAACGAACAGCGCCTCGCCGAGGGCATGACCTTCACCATCGAGCCGGGCATCTACCTGCCCGGGCGCGGCGGTGTACGCATCGAAGACGACGTGGTCATCACCGCCGGCGGCGCCGAAAGCCTGAGCGACCTGCCCCGTGAGCTCATCCGGCTGGGTTGA